In a single window of the Vicugna pacos chromosome 8, VicPac4, whole genome shotgun sequence genome:
- the FOXO3 gene encoding forkhead box protein O3 isoform X2 — MRVQNEGTGKSSWWIINPDGGKSGKAPRRRAVSMDNSNKYTKSRGRAAKKKAALQTAPESADDSPSQLSKWPGSPTSRSSDELDAWTDFRSRTNSNASTVSGRLSPILASTELDDVQDDDAPLSPMLYSSSASLSPSVNKPCTVELPRLTDMAGTMNLNDGLADNLMDDLLDNITLPSSQPSPPGGLMQRSSSFPYTTKGSGLGSPTSSFNSTVFGPSSLNSLRQSPMQTIQENKPATFSSMSHYGNQTLQDLLTSDSLSHSDVMMTQSDPLMSQASTAVSAQNSRRNVMLRSDPMMSFAAQPNQGSLVNQNLLHHQHQTQGALGGSRALSNSVSNMGLSDSSSLGSAKHQQQSSVSQSMQTLSDSLSGSSLYSTSANLPVMGHEKFPSDLDLDMFNGSLECDMESIIRSELMDADGLDFNFDSLISTQNVVGLNVGSFTGAKQASSQSWVPG; from the coding sequence ATGCGGGTCCAGAATGAAGGGACCGGCAAGAGCTCTTGGTGGATCATCAACCCGGATGGAGGGAAGAGCGGAAAGGCGCCCCGGCGGCGTGCTGTCTCCATGGACAACAGCAACAAGTACACCAAGAGCCGCGGCCGCGCAGCCAAGAAGAAGGCAGCCCTACAGACGGCCCCAGAGTCAGCAGACGACAGCCCCTCCCAGCTCTCCAAGTGGCCCGGCAGCCCCACGTCGCGCAGCAGCGATGAGCTGGATGCCTGGACCGACTTCCGCTCTCGCACCAATTCCAACGCCAGCACGGTCAGCGGCCGCCTGTCCCCCATCCTGGCAAGCACAGAGTTGGATGACGTCCAGGACGATGACGCGCCACTCTCCCCCATGCTCTACAGCAGTTCGGCCAGCCTGTCACCCTCCGTAAATAAGCCGTGCACCGTGGAGCTGCCCCGGCTGACCGACATGGCGGGCACCATGAATTTGAATGATGGGCTGGCCGATAACCTCATGGATGACCTGCTGGACAACATCACGCTCCCCTCGTCCCAGCCATCACCCCCTGGGGGGCTTATGCAGCGCAGCTCCAGCTTCCCATACACCACTAAGGGCTCCGGCCTGGGCTCCCCCACCAGCTCCTTTAACAGCACGGTGTTTGGACCCTCCTCTCTGAACTCCCTGCGCCAGTCTCCCATGCAGACCATCCAAGAGAACAAGCCAGCCACCTTCTCTTCCATGTCACACTATGGCAACCAGACACTCCAGGACCTGCTTACGTCGGACTCACTCAGCCACAGCGATGTCATGATGACCCAGTCGGACCCCTTGATGTCTCAGGCCAGCACCGCTGTGTCTGCCCAGAACTCCCGCCGGAACGTGATGCTTCGCAGTGACCCAATGATGTCCTTTGCCGCCCAGCCTAACCAGGGGAGTTTGGTCAATCAGAACTTGCTCCACCACCAGCACCAAACCCAGGGCGCTCTCGGTGGCAGCCGTGCCTTGTCGAATTCCGTCAGCAACATGGGCTTGAGCGACTCCAGCAGCCTCGGGTCAGCCAAACACCAGCAGCAGTCTTCTGTCAGCCAGTCTATGCAAACCCTCTCGGACTCTCTCTCAGGCTCCTCCTTGTACTCAACTAGTGCAAACCTCCCTGTCATGGGCCATGAGAAGTTCCCCAGCGACTTGGACCTGGATATGTTCAATGGGAGCTTGGAATGTGACATGGAGTCCATTATCCGTAGCGAACTCATGGATGCTGATGGGTTGGATTTTAACTTTGATTCCCTCATCTCCACACA